A region of the Ornithinimicrobium ciconiae genome:
CTGATGACCTCCGCCGCGCAGTATGGCGGGGTTGTGACCGCGGCTGACCTGCCGATCGACCGGACGACCGGTGACGTGATCCGGGAGGGCCTGGCCGCGGCCAACCACCTGGTAATCCGGGCTGAGCTGACGCCTGATCCGGCTGAGACGGCTGTGCTCGACAAGTGGGGCGCGCTGGCTAACGAGATGGCCGGTCAGGTCGTCGGCACCGTCGCGGAGGACATCACCGGCGACTCCAGCACCTCTCGCGCCGAGGTGACCCCGATGGCCAACCTGGTCGCCGACGCGATCCTGTTCGGCACGCAGGCTCCCGAGGACGGAGGCGCGCAGATCTCCTTCATGAACGTCGGTGGTGTCCGTGCCGAGCTGACCGTGGCGCCGACTGGCGACGAGGCGCCGGGTGAGGTCACCTACGCCGAGGCCTATGGCGTCGCGCCGTTCGGCAACCTGCTGGTCAGCATCGACCTGACCGGCGCCCAGATCGACGCGGTCCTGGAGCAGCAGACTCAGCCGGCCGGCAGCAGCCGCCCGGTCCTGGCTCTGGGCGTCTCCGAGGGCTTCAGCTACACCTGGGACGCCGCTGCTCCCGCGGGTGAGCGGGTCAGCAACATGACGCTCAGCGGTGTCCCGCTGGAGGATGGCGAGACCTACCGCGTCTCGACCCTGTCCTTCCTGCAGGAGGGCGGCGACAACTTCACCGCCTTCACCGACGGCACCAACCTGCAGGGTGGTCCGGAGGACCTGGCCAACCTGGTGGACTACCTCGGCGCCAACGAGGGCCTGACCGCCCCCGAGTGCCGCGTTGTGGGACTGTGCTGGGCCGACGGTTGGAACTGACCTGACCTGAGTAGTTCAGACTGACCATGAAAACCCCTTGGGGCCGCACCGTCCGGTGCGGCCCCAAGGGCGTTGCGCCACCTTCCGCGTCGGGGCGTCAGCTGGAGAAGCGTGCTCTGCTGGGACCCCGCTGGGTCTGCAGGTCTCGAGCGACGGCCTCGGCGTCCCGCAGGGTGCGCAGCACGTTGGCGCCGGCGAGCTTCACGAGGTCAGCGTCGGACCAGCCGCGGTCGGCGAGGGCGGCGAGCAGTCGCGGATAGCCGGACACGTCCTCGAGGCCAACCGGCAGGCTGGCGACACCGTCATAGTCGCCGCCGAGCCCGATGTGGTCGATCCCCGCGACCTCCCGCAGGTGCTCGATATGGGTGACCACCTGCTCCAGGGTGGCCGGGGGGCGGGGGTGCGTGACGGCATACTGCTCGACCCAGGGCTCGAAGGCCTCCAGGTCGGTCGAGGCGATCCCCTCCTGTGCTGCGGCGGCGGCCGCCTCAACCTTCCAGTCCCACACCTGCGGGGAGACGAACTGCGGGGCGAAGACCGCCATGCAGGTGCCGCCGTTGCGGGCCAGCGTCTCCAGGACGTCGTCCGGGACATTGCGTGGGGTCGGACAGATCGCCCGGGCCGAACTGTGCGAGAAGATCACCGGCGACTCGGTCACTGCCAGGGCGTCGCGCATCGTGTCCGCCGAGACGTGCGAGAGGTCGACGAGCATCCCGAGGCGGTTCATCTCCCGCACCACCTCTCGCCCGAAGTCGGACAGGCCACCGAGCACGGGCTCGTCCGTGGCCGAGTCCGCCCACGGCACGTTGTCGTTGTGGGTGAGCGTCAGATAGCGGACACCCAACCGGTGCAGGATCCGCAGTGCGCCGAGAGAGCAGCCGATGGAGTGCCCGCCCTCGGCCCCCATCAGGGACGCGATGCGACCCGAGGCGAAGACCGCGTCCACCTCGTCCGCCGTCGTAGCCAGTCCGAGTCGGTCAGAGTAGCGCTCCACCATGGCGTAGACCGCGTCGATCTGCTCCAGGGTCTGGATGACCGCCTGGTCGGGCTGCAGGGTCGAGGGGACGAAGACCGACCAGAACTGGGCGCCGACCCCACCGGCCTCCAGCCGAGGCAGGTCGGTGTGGTTGGGCGTGCTGCCCGCGATGTCGAGGGCGTCCCAGTCGTAGTCGACCAGAGCCCGGGCCCGCCAGGGCAGGTCGTTGTGGCCATCGACGAGGGGGTGCTGGCGCAGCAGGTCACGAAGTCGCTCGGTGGAGTTCACCCGATGAGTTTTATCACTGTCGGCGGTCAACCGTCGTGGCCAGGCCCGCCAGGAGCTGTCAGGACCCGCGCAGACGCGGGTGACTGTGCTGAACATAGTCCTGCAGGGGGATTCCCCCCGGTCTGCTGCAGGTCTAGGGTGTGCCATATGAAGGTAAAGGGGGCAGTACTCGTCGGCCTTGTCACGGCCGCGCTCACAGTGGCTCCGGCTGCGGGTGCACTCAGCAGCCCGTCGAGCAGTTCCGGTGCAGACGCATCGCACATCACCATGTCCGCCCTGGCCTCCGGCTCAGAAACCGCCGCCGGCTCCCTGGGCATCTCGCTCAACGTCCTGGCCCACGCCGACGATGCATCGTCCGACCCGGGTTCGTCACCCGACGCCGGTTCGTCGCCCGACGCGGGTTCGTCGCCCGACGCGGGGGCGGGGCTGACGTCGGACACGACGGCCGTCGGCAAGGCGAGACTGGCCGGCACGGACCGCTACGGCACCTCGGTCGCGATCTCGAAGTGGACCTTCCCGCACCAGGGTGACGCGGACCGCGTCTACCTGGCCCGCGCGGACGTCTTCGCCGATGCACTCACTGCTGGCGTGCTCACGGACGGTCCGGTGCTGCTGGTCCCCGGCGACTGCGGTGCCCCTCGCGCGGTGGTGCGCGCGGAGATCACCCGGCTGGATCCCGAGACGGTCGTGGCCCTGGGCGGCGAGGCTGCAGTGTGCCAGGCACAGCTCGAGGTGGCCGCCAACGGGCGCCCAGTCGAGCGGCTCACCGGCGAGAACCGGGCCGCCACCGCGGCCGCGATCGGACTCTATGAGTTCGCCGAGGGCACCACGACGGTCTATCTCGCACGGGGCAACAGCTCCCCGGACGCGATGGTCGGCGGGATGCTGACCGACGGACCGATCCTGCTGACCAATCCCGACGGCACCCACCTCCCGCAGGTGACGCGTGCCGCCATCGCCGAGCTGGACCCGGACCGAGTGGTCGCACTCGGCGGCACGACCTCGGTCAGCAACTACCTGCTGGGCCAGGCGGCTGATGGACGCGCGACGAGCCGGTTGGCCGGCACGGACCGTTACGCGACGTCGGTCAAGGTGGCCGACAACGCCTTCCCCGCCGGCAGCGACCGGGTCTATATCGCCCGCGGAGACGGAGCCAACCTGACCGACGCGGTCGTCTCCGGCGTGCTCACCGACGGACCGGTGCTGTTGGTCAACGGCCCGTGCATCAAGGTGCCCAACGTCATCCAGAAGTATCTTGCGGACAAGCAGCCCTCTGTCGTCGTGGCCCTCGGCGGCCAGGGCGCGGTCTGTCACCAGTTGCTGGAGGACGCGGCAGCGGCCGCGACACCCCCGCCGCCACCACCTCCACCACCTCCGCCTGGTCCCAACTGCGCCCAGGTCAGATGCGTGGCACTGACCTTCGATGACGGCCCGTCGGCCTACACCACCCAGCTCGTCAATACCCTCGACGACCTCGACGTCCCGGCCACCTTCTTCGTGGTCGGCCAGATGGCCGACGCCCGGCCCAACACGGTGAAACGGTCCTACGACCACGGCTACCAGGTCGAGAACCACACCTGGAACCACCCGGAGATGAACACGCTCACGCTGACCCAGCAGCAGTCGCAGTACACCTCGACCCGCAACCTGCTGACCGGTCTGGGCATCGAGCCGACCGACATGCTGCGCCCGCCCTACGGGGCGTGGAACAGCAACACCCGCAAGCTGGGCGTCCCGCTGATCCTGTGGAGCATCGACACCCGTGACTGGGAGAACCGCAACACGGCCCAGATCCGGGCCAACGTCCGCAACAGCATCCACAACGGCGCGATCGTCCTCCAGCACGACACGATCCCCGAGTCGGTCGCAGCCGTCCCGGGCATCGTCTCGGACCTGCGGGCGCGGGGTTATCACTTCGTGACGGTGGAGGACCTGGTGCCGTGGGCCGGTCCGGGAGACCTGGTCTACTCCCGTGGCAATGTCGTCGACGCCACCGTCGAAGCTGAGCCGCAGGTCTTTGACGGCGCCGACTACGCGCCTCCGGTCGACGCGGCAGAGATGCCGGTGGAGTGACCTGTGTCGGTCCTCGGGTGCATGCTGACCGTATGCAGCTCACCCGGGTGATCGAGACATCGGCAGCGGTCGCGGGGACCAGGTCCCGCACCGCCAAGGTGGCAACCCTCGCGCAGACCCTGCAGGAGGCCTCGCCGGACGAGGTGGGTGTGGTGGCCGACTATCTGGCCGGCCGGTTGCCACAGCGGACCGTCGGAGTGAGCTGGAGAGGGCTGCAGTCCCT
Encoded here:
- a CDS encoding dipeptidase yields the protein MNSTERLRDLLRQHPLVDGHNDLPWRARALVDYDWDALDIAGSTPNHTDLPRLEAGGVGAQFWSVFVPSTLQPDQAVIQTLEQIDAVYAMVERYSDRLGLATTADEVDAVFASGRIASLMGAEGGHSIGCSLGALRILHRLGVRYLTLTHNDNVPWADSATDEPVLGGLSDFGREVVREMNRLGMLVDLSHVSADTMRDALAVTESPVIFSHSSARAICPTPRNVPDDVLETLARNGGTCMAVFAPQFVSPQVWDWKVEAAAAAAQEGIASTDLEAFEPWVEQYAVTHPRPPATLEQVVTHIEHLREVAGIDHIGLGGDYDGVASLPVGLEDVSGYPRLLAALADRGWSDADLVKLAGANVLRTLRDAEAVARDLQTQRGPSRARFSS
- a CDS encoding cell wall-binding repeat-containing protein, translated to MSALASGSETAAGSLGISLNVLAHADDASSDPGSSPDAGSSPDAGSSPDAGAGLTSDTTAVGKARLAGTDRYGTSVAISKWTFPHQGDADRVYLARADVFADALTAGVLTDGPVLLVPGDCGAPRAVVRAEITRLDPETVVALGGEAAVCQAQLEVAANGRPVERLTGENRAATAAAIGLYEFAEGTTTVYLARGNSSPDAMVGGMLTDGPILLTNPDGTHLPQVTRAAIAELDPDRVVALGGTTSVSNYLLGQAADGRATSRLAGTDRYATSVKVADNAFPAGSDRVYIARGDGANLTDAVVSGVLTDGPVLLVNGPCIKVPNVIQKYLADKQPSVVVALGGQGAVCHQLLEDAAAAATPPPPPPPPPPPGPNCAQVRCVALTFDDGPSAYTTQLVNTLDDLDVPATFFVVGQMADARPNTVKRSYDHGYQVENHTWNHPEMNTLTLTQQQSQYTSTRNLLTGLGIEPTDMLRPPYGAWNSNTRKLGVPLILWSIDTRDWENRNTAQIRANVRNSIHNGAIVLQHDTIPESVAAVPGIVSDLRARGYHFVTVEDLVPWAGPGDLVYSRGNVVDATVEAEPQVFDGADYAPPVDAAEMPVE